AAAACACAGAAAATCATCTTCACCATCCTAGTaccaaaagttccttcagtacaaccctgaATGCTTGGTACAAAATTTATAATAacattcaacagaattttctactgactaactgcctgcctgatgccttccggcaagcataactctataacggctaaagctatgggtttgattttttcagtcGGACATCACTTTGTCCCAAGAtctaccttttggcataccgcagcacatagaatgcacacatcatggacttacttttgtcttcctttgttTCCCTGATTACtacccaaggtgtcaatttgcagtagcatgATGCATGACTTCCCATTTATAAACAGGAATCGTCTGTAACACAAGGGTTAGAGTTTTAGGAAGCACACACTAATActgattttttgttgttgttgatttAGTACTGCACTGCTGTAGCTTGATACCAATTTTAGACATTTATATTTTCTATCCATAAGCACCATGTTGAGGAAAAGTGGTCTGATTATTTGAGATTAGAGGCAGGCAGGAGATAATCAGTAATTATTGATTAtatctgactgttttattagcgtgtacatgactgctctattagtgtgtGAGGGCTAGTACATACTTTCACGTGATCTATACTGTAAAGTCAAACAAAATTCAATGCACTTTTGACATCTTGACATCATCTTGACATCATCTTGACATCATCTTGACACAGGTGATAATGTGAAATGGAAATAAATAGCAATGTATGATTGGAACATGCCTTATGAAAATCTGCTTTCCATCCGGTCCACTCAAACATCATCTGCCTTTCTTGCTGATACCGTAGCTCTATGAATAGTCTAAATAAGATGTACAAAAATATTTATTCAACAGAAGAAGGGTGTACTTACATGATGTCTTGAACATAGCTCAGACCAGAGTGGCTATTTAATGAATCGTAATAATGAATGGTCTTGTCTGCAAAACTTACTACCTAGAATTTTATATACATTCAAACAATATGTGGTCTTTGTAGTGCTCACAATGATTGACCAATGTGCTGCTTGGTGAACAGGAATTATCCAATAATGATAGCCAAACGTTACAATCTACATGCATGGTTAAGTACCAGTCATGTACAACTCAAAATGCACACCTTTTTGCTTGTGATACGCCATGTTGTATCATTTTAGTGATGAAATAACTACTGATAGGTAAAGCACTGTATGTCTAGGAAGTTAGAtatacttttaaaatgaaataaTGTTGATGTAGCGTACAGTTTTTCGGTTAAACTCGTCAGCAGTTAGCATTGTGTATGCATTCATAATCTAAATAATTAGATTTATTACATAGTAAATAATGGATGTATGTATATGACCTTGTCATTTATCCAACACATTCTGGTGTCATGTACCTCCCATTCTTGGTAGCAGCATTGTAAATGTATTCCTGTTATATTTGCACTACGGCAGACCCCATTCAAGCTGTAACAGGTAATAATTGAAATGTTGTTGTCTTTTCCGAGTTGTTGTAGGCACGTATCCATTTCTAGCAGCATATTTTATTTAGATACAGATAGTATACTATTCTCACCTTTCTCTTTAGGCattcttgtgttaccatcatgAGCTGTACTGCTGCTGTTATTAAGATTAAACGAGCTTGTGGATGGTAGACTGTTCAACAAGTTTATAGCCACTACATTATTTCCTTTATGCAACGCTTTGAACACTTGCTGAAACTTTTTATAATCCAtgttacatgtagctatatatacactgtTCTACAGTTACACATAAGCTCACTTTATTTTTTGTTGAAGTTAGCTGTTCATAAATTAAAATGTACGCTTGGGATTTTAGGACCATTTTCAGAGGAACTTTCTTTACCTAATTGATGTCTACTTTAATACATATACATGTTGCAA
The Dysidea avara chromosome 7, odDysAvar1.4, whole genome shotgun sequence genome window above contains:
- the LOC136260871 gene encoding uncharacterized protein; this encodes MSNNRCSLVSTSGNGDTTEKGTTREYLLKAVIVHIGQQMESGHYVCYVNTLNGWYEMNDAQVKKVPLKMVLKSQAYILIYEQLTSTKNKFQQVFKALHKGNNVVAINLLNSLPSTSSFNLNNSSSTAHDGNTRMPKEKEMDTCLQQLGKDNNISIITCYSLNGVCRSANITGIHLQCCYQEWEVHDTRMCWINDKIMNAYTMLTADEFNRKTTYSALPISSYFITKMIQHGVSQAKRL